Proteins co-encoded in one Malus domestica chromosome 09, GDT2T_hap1 genomic window:
- the LOC103442569 gene encoding F-box/LRR-repeat protein At3g26922-like produces the protein MAETFYKRGEMEEEASNQNRSLSDLPEDLLLRILSFLPTLDSVQTSLISQKWRPLWSLVPSLDFRFELFPPREPPSDTCQFYAEFVDRVLISRPNSPVHTFRLTFIFHDHYHSHVDSWVRSAVTHLRARELHLDFFIHRDFHNDETHNHHYDFPFSFLRNGCVEKLSLTRCYLTQPAKLSTMRFWTIRSLLLDMVCLEDQMMNDLILGCPNLEDMELQNCWGHHHLKICSKRLKRLAFGFFYDSEIKETVSIDCPNLCSISFDCCSFYRFALKNAESLVYFRVQIVNIVERYYDLWSRTVKLIEQAPNLKHLDALNWWFKFLTSTDSFPKSFILHNLKLLELQTGFTKHDLVGMAALLKHCPNLETMILEYPFKFGEDESLPEELSDKSAEFSIPSLKQVTIKPYTGTEDEGNFVKILTEQGVVLEKIVLVPGQVGENGIVLMQVPPIVLYKKDSQSWKYSLLRNARCTLSFKLGIHRLSQFPCYFLD, from the exons ATGGCAGAAACATTTTACAAGAGAGGGGAGATGGAAGAAGAGGCAAGCAATCAAAACCGAAGCCTCAGCGATCTGCCGGAGGACCTCCTCCTCCGCATCCTCTCCTTCCTCCCCACATTAGACTCCGTCCAAACCTCCCTCATCTCCCAAAAATGGCGCCCTCTCTGGTCCCTCGTCCCCTCCCTCGATTTCAGATTCGAACTCTTCCCGCCGCGCGAGCCGCCGTCGGACACTTGCCAGTTCTACGCCGAGTTCGTCGACCGCGTTCTGATTTCCCGCCCCAATTCTCCCGTCCACACTTTCCGTCTCACTTTCATCTTCCACGATCACTACCACTCCCACGTCGACTCCTGGGTGCGATCCGCCGTCACCCACCTCCGCGCCCGGGAGCTCCACCTCGACTTCTTCATCCACAGAGATTTTCACAACGACGAAACCCATAATCACCATTACGATTTCCCTTTCTCTTTTCTGAGAAATGGGTGTGTTGAGAAATTGAGCCTCACGCGGTGTTATCTCACTCAGCCGGCGAAATTGTCCACCATGCGATTTTGGACGATTCGGTCCTTGCTTCTCGATATGGTTTGTTTGGAGGACCAGATGATGAATGATTTGATATTGGGTTGCCCTAATTTGGAAGATATGGAGCTTCAAAACTGTTGGGGACATCATCACTTGAAGATATGTAGCAAAAGGCTGAAGAGGCTGGCATTTGGGTTCTTCTATGATTCCGAAATCAAAGAGACTGTTTCGATTGATTGCCCAAATCTTTGTTCGATTAGCTTTGATTGCTGTAGCTTTTACAGGTTTGCCCTGAAGAATGCTGAGTCTCTGGTTTATTTTCGTGTCCAGATTGTGAACATAGTGGAACGTTACTATGACTTGTGGAGTAGGACGGTTAAGCTAATTGAGCAAGCGCCTAATCTTAAGCATCTCGATGCATTAAATTGGTGGTTTAag TTTTTGACATCAACGGACTCATTCCCTAAAAGTTTTATACTCCACAATCTGAAGCTCTTAGAGCTACAAACAGGATTTACCAAGCATGATCTCGTTGGCATGGCTGCACTGCTTAAACATTGTCCCAATCTGGAGACAATGATTCTAGAATACCCTTTCAAGTTCGGGGAAGAT GAGAGTTTACCAGAAGAGTTGTCGGATAAATCAGCTGAGTTTAGCATTCCAAGTCTCAAGCAAGTTACAATCAAACCGTATACAGGAACAGAAGATGAAGGTAATTTTGTGAAAATCTTGACTGAGCAAGGAGTTGTCCTGGAAAAGATTGTACTTGTTCCTGGCCAAGTTGGCGAGAACGGAATAGTTCTGATGCAGGTTCCCCCAATCGTTCTGTATAAAAAGGATTCACAAAGTTGGAAGTACTCTCTCCTCCGCAACGCCAGATGTACTCTGAGCTTTAAATTGGGAATCCATCGGCTCAGCCAGTTTCCGTGTTATTTCTTAGATTAG
- the LOC103442568 gene encoding pentatricopeptide repeat-containing protein At3g12770, whose product MALARRVSLFPLPAKFRTLAPKTATSQDFETPASFSFTFIRHYCSSPLRLDPYCYDDQHLRHGHDPDSFFGSLIDGSTRKSQLGQIHAQLVVLGLIDSGFLITKLVNASSNLGYISYARQVFDEFTDPDVFQWNAIIRCYSRHNVFSQAIEMYSRMQVMGVSPDGFTFPHVLKACSGMPDLEMGRRVHGQVFRHGFESDVFVQNGLVALYAKCSRIDRARAVFDGLGERTVVSWTSMISGYAQNGQPLEALRIFGLMRNLNVKPDWIVLVSVLKAYTDVEDLGQGTSVHGCLIKMGLESEPDLLIALTAMYAKSGQVMAARSFFDQMQTPNVILWNAMISGYAKNGYANEAVELFREMITKHFRTDSITMRSAISACAQVGSLDLAKWMDDYINKSEYRNNVFVNTALIDMYAKCGSVDFARMVFDRTPNKDVVVWSAMIVGYGLHGRAREAIDLFHSMQQAGVPPNDVTFLGLLTACNHSGLVEEGWELFHRMLNCGIEPGNQHYSCVVDLLGRAGRLDQAYDFIRKMPIEPGISVWGALLGSCKIYRHVTLGEYAAEQLFSIDPYNTGHYVQLSNLYASARLWDHVAKVRVLMREKGLIKDLGHSLIEVNGKLQAFHVGDKSHPRSKEIYEELESLERRLKEAGFIPNTDSVLHDLNHEETEETLCNHSERLAIAYGLISTAPGTTLRITKNLRACVNCHSATKLISKLVNREIVVRDAKRFHHFKDGCCSCGDYW is encoded by the coding sequence ATGGCTCTCGCTAGGAGAGTCTCTCTCTTTCCCCTTCCCGCCAAATTCCGGACGTTGGCTCCCAAAACGGCGACGTCTCAAGACTTTGAAACTCCGGCGTCGTTTTCATTCACCTTCATCCGTCACTACTGTTCGTCTCCTCTCCGTCTAGATCCGTACTGCTACGACGACCAACACCTCCGTCACGGCCACGACCCGGACTCCTTCTTCGGGTCTCTGATCGATGGTTCGACCCGAAAGAGCCAGTTGGGTCAAATCCATGCCCAGTTAGTTGTATTGGGTTTGATAGACAGTGGCTTTTTGATCACCAAATTGGTCAATGCAAGCTCGAATCTCGGGTATATTTCGTACGCCCGCCAAGTGTTTGATGAATTTACTGACCCAGATGTGTTTCAGTGGAATGCGATCATTAGGTGTTATTCTAGGCACAATGTGTTTTCTCAGGCTATAGAAATGTATTCTAGGATGCAAGTAATGGGTGTCAGTCCAGATGGGTTTACTTTTCCTCATGTGCTTAAAGCTTGCAGTGGCATGCCGGACCTCGAAATGGGTCGACGGGTTCATGGACAGGTGTTTAGACATGGGTTTGAATCAGATGTTTTTGTGCAGAATGGTCTCGTGGCGTTGTATGCTAAATGTAGTCGAATAGATCGTGCTAGGGCTGTGTTTGATGGTTTAGGTGAGAGGACGGTTGTTTCCTGGACTTCGATGATTTCGGGGTATGCCCAGAATGGCCAGCCTTTGGAAGCTTTGAGAATTTTTGGTCTGATGAGAAATTTGAATGTGAAACCGGATTGGATTGTTCTTGTTAGTGTTCTAAAAGCTTATACTGATGTAGAAGACTTGGGACAGGGGACATCTGTTCATGGTTGTTTGATCAAAATGGGTCTTGAATCTGAACCTGACTTGCTCATTGCACTCACGGCAATGTATGCAAAAAGTGGGCAGGTGATGGCTGCCAGATCGTTTTTTGATCAGATGCAAACGCCGAACGTAATACTGTGGAATGCTATGATATCTGGTTATGCGAAGAATGGTTATGCTAATGAGGCTGTAGAGCTATTCCGGGAGATGATCACAAAACATTTTAGAACAGATTCAATAACAATGAGGTCTGCTATATCTGCATGCGCCCAGGTGGGTTCTCTTGACCTAGCAAAATGGATGGACGAttatatcaataaaagtgaGTATAGGAATAATGTTTTTGTTAACACTGCCCTAattgatatgtatgcaaaatgtgGAAGTGTCGATTTTGCTCGAATGGTTTTTGATAGAACGCCTAATAAAGATGTTGTGGTGTGGAGTGCAATGATCGTGGGATACGGATTACATGGTCGAGCACGAGAAGCCATTGATCTTTTCCATTCTATGCAGCAGGCAGGAGTGCCACCCAATGATGTCACCTTCCTAGGGCTCCTCACTGCATGCAATCATTCAGGCCTTGTTGAGGAAGGATGGGAGCTGTTCCACCGTATGTTAAACTGCGGGATTGAGCCTGGAAACCAACATTATTCTTGTGTGGTTGATCTTCTTGGACGTGCAGGCCGCTTGGATCAAGCTTACGATTTTATCAGAAAGATGCCAATTGAACCTGGTATAAGTGTATGGGGAGCACTTCTGGGTTCATGCAAGATTTATCGTCATGTAACTTTGGGAGAATACGCTGCAGAACAGCTTTTCTCTATAGATCCATATAATACAGGGCATTATGTTCAACTCTCAAATCTTTATGCTTCAGCCCGCTTATGGGATCATGTTGCAAAGGTACGAGTATTGATGAGGGAAAAAGGACTGATAAAGGACCTTGGACATAGTTTGATTGAGGTCAATGGGAAGCTTCAGGCATTTCATGTGGGAGACAAGTCTCATCCACGGTCTAAGGAAATTTATGAAGAGCTCGAAAGTCTGGAGAGGAGGTTAAAGGAGGCAGGATTCATCCCGAATACAGATTCTGTTCTGCATGATTTGAATCATGAAGAGACAGAAGAGACACTTTGTAATCACAGCGAGAGGCTGGCAATTGCTTATGGCCTCATCAGCACTGCTCCAGGAACTACACTTCGGATCACCAAAAATCTTAGAGCATGTGTGAATTGTCATTCAGCAACCAAGCTAATATCGAAGCTTGTCAACAGGGAGATAGTTGTTAGGGATGCAAAGCGTTTTCATCATTTCAAGGATGGATGTTGTTCATGTGGAGATTACTGGTAA
- the LOC103442567 gene encoding uncharacterized protein encodes MERHIEIFLKRLSYVSILIGTVAFVFLLLKTPDTCVAPDSPPKPHLRFPKSSCDASPRVILPLHKKNKRLWSTKTWQNKVHSFSNFFRAFYQMGLLHNESKVLCVSAGAGHEVMALTQLGVADVTGIELLESPPLVSRADPHNLPYFDNVFNLGFSAHFAEALFPNRFAAEMERTVRAGGVCVVVVDECGDEEVREIVDLFTNSRFVGALNVTLTGLRMTRIIMKVKHSP; translated from the coding sequence ATGGAGAGGCACATCGAGATTTTCCTGAAGAGGCTCTCCTACGTCTCCATACTCATCGGCACCGTCGCCttcgtcttcctcctcctcaaaacCCCCGACACCTGCGTCGCGCCGGACTCTCCCCCGAAGCCCCACCTCCGCTTCCCCAAATCCTCCTGCGACGCCTCGCCGCGCGTCATCCTCCCTCTCCACAAGAAGAACAAGCGCCTCTGGTCCACCAAGACCTGGCAGAACAAGGTCCACTCCTTCTCCAACTTCTTTCGCGCATTTTATCAAATGGGTCTCCTGCACAACGAGTCCAAGGTCCTCTGCGTCTCCGCCGGCGCCGGCCACGAGGTCATGGCGCTGACCCAGTTGGGCGTTGCCGACGTCACCGGAATTGAGCTCCTCGAGTCGCCTCCGCTGGTGAGCCGGGCGGATCCCCATAACTTGCCTTACTTCGATAATGTGTTTAATTTGGGATTTAGTGCGCATTTCGCGGAGGCGTTGTTTCCGAACCGGTTCGCTGCGGAGATGGAGAGGACGGTGAGGGCCGGCGGGGTGTGTGTGGTGGTTGTGGACGAATGTGGGGATGAGGAGGTTAGGGAGATTGTGGATTTGTTTACGAATTCGAGGTTTGTTGGTGCTCTTAATGTTACATTGACTGGATTGAGAATGACAAGAATTATTATGAAAGTTAAGCATTCACCTTAA
- the LOC114827103 gene encoding uncharacterized protein, with amino-acid sequence MARLGLICLLLTGFLLVSAMAADKSDDLGRETEHSTSIAAEPSDTESMEEGEMAEAPTFRRLGPAEKKADKSVAGGGIIIGGLVTTIFAAVFCYIRVTRKRGVIN; translated from the coding sequence ATGGCTAGACTTGGTCTGATTTGCCTCCTCCTTACTGGGTTCCTTCTGGTTTCTGCAATGGCTGCCGACAAATCTGATGACTTGGGCAGAGAAACAGAGCACTCTACTTCCATTGCGGCAGAGCCGTCCGATACTGAGAGCATGGAAGAAGGCGAGATGGCGGAAGCTCCAACTTTCCGGCGTTTGGGGCCTGCTGAAAAGAAAGCTGATAAGTCGGTGGCTGGTGGAGGGATTATCATTGGCGGGCTTGTCACTACCATTTTTGCAGCTGTGTTCTGCTACATCAGGGTCACCAGAAAAAGGGGTGTGATTAATTAA